A window of Candidatus Thioglobus sp. contains these coding sequences:
- the dnaK gene encoding molecular chaperone DnaK, producing the protein MSKIIGIDLGTTNSCVAIMDGGTVKIIENSEGDRTTPSIVAFPKDSDEVLVGQSAKRQAVTNPENTLYAIKRLIGRRFDEDAVQKDIDLVPYKIVKADNGDAWVEANGKKMAAPEISAKIIGKMKKTAEDYLGETVTEAVITVPAYFNDSQRQATKDAGKIAGLNVKRIINEPTAAALAYGVDKLVGDKTVAVYDLGGGTFDVSIIEMEDVDGEKHFEVLSTNGDTFLGGEDFDQRIMDYLVDEFNKEQGVNLKNDPMALQRLKEAAEKAKIELSSSEQTEVNLPYVTADASGPKHMNIKITRAKLESLVEDLIKRSIDPCQTALNDADLSASDIDEVIIVGGSTRMPKVQEKVKEFFGKEPKKDVNPDEAVAMGAAIQAGVLGGDVKDVLLLDVTPLSLGIETMGGVMTKLIEKNTTIPTNASQTFSTAADNQSAVTVHVLQGEREIASANKSLGQFNLEGIDSAPKGTPQIEVTLDIDSDGILNVSAKDKNTGKEQSITIKASSGLSDEEVEKMIKDAEANADEDKKFQELVTSKNMADSLIYSTKQTLEELKEEVSEDEKTAIEAAISELEEAIKSDDKEAIDAKSQALTQTAQPLAEKAQAKAGAADGGASEATDAGDDVVDADFEEVKDDK; encoded by the coding sequence ATGTCAAAGATTATAGGTATTGACTTAGGAACAACTAATTCATGTGTGGCCATTATGGATGGTGGCACGGTTAAAATTATTGAAAACTCAGAGGGTGATCGTACCACCCCATCAATTGTTGCCTTTCCAAAAGATTCTGACGAAGTTCTAGTTGGTCAATCAGCTAAGCGTCAAGCGGTCACAAACCCTGAAAATACATTGTATGCAATTAAGCGTTTAATTGGTCGTCGTTTCGATGAGGATGCTGTTCAAAAAGATATCGATCTTGTTCCATATAAAATTGTTAAAGCAGACAATGGTGATGCCTGGGTTGAAGCTAATGGCAAAAAAATGGCTGCTCCTGAAATCTCAGCAAAAATTATTGGTAAGATGAAGAAAACAGCTGAAGACTACTTAGGTGAAACAGTCACTGAAGCAGTGATCACTGTTCCAGCTTACTTTAATGATTCACAGCGTCAAGCGACTAAAGATGCTGGCAAGATTGCTGGTCTTAATGTTAAGCGTATTATTAACGAGCCAACAGCGGCAGCATTAGCTTATGGTGTTGATAAATTAGTCGGTGATAAAACAGTTGCAGTTTACGATTTAGGTGGTGGTACATTTGACGTATCTATCATTGAAATGGAAGATGTTGATGGTGAAAAACACTTTGAAGTGTTATCAACCAATGGTGATACATTCCTAGGTGGTGAAGATTTTGATCAGCGTATTATGGATTATTTAGTTGATGAATTTAATAAAGAGCAAGGTGTTAATCTTAAGAACGATCCAATGGCACTTCAGCGCTTAAAAGAAGCGGCAGAAAAAGCTAAGATTGAATTATCATCTTCTGAGCAAACAGAAGTTAACCTACCTTATGTAACGGCTGATGCTTCTGGCCCTAAGCACATGAATATTAAGATTACACGTGCTAAATTAGAATCATTGGTTGAAGACTTAATTAAGCGTTCAATTGATCCATGTCAAACAGCATTAAATGACGCTGACCTTTCAGCAAGCGACATTGACGAAGTTATTATCGTTGGTGGCTCTACACGTATGCCAAAGGTACAAGAAAAAGTAAAAGAATTTTTTGGCAAAGAGCCTAAAAAGGATGTTAACCCTGATGAAGCAGTTGCTATGGGTGCTGCCATTCAGGCAGGTGTATTAGGTGGTGATGTTAAAGATGTATTGTTACTTGATGTCACCCCGTTATCTTTAGGTATTGAGACAATGGGTGGCGTAATGACTAAGCTTATCGAGAAAAATACAACCATTCCTACGAATGCTTCTCAAACTTTTTCAACAGCAGCAGATAATCAATCAGCAGTAACAGTTCATGTATTACAAGGTGAGCGTGAAATAGCCAGTGCCAATAAGTCACTAGGTCAATTTAACTTAGAAGGTATTGATTCAGCACCTAAAGGAACGCCACAAATTGAGGTTACCCTAGATATTGACTCTGATGGTATTTTGAATGTTTCTGCTAAAGATAAAAATACTGGCAAAGAGCAATCAATCACAATTAAAGCCTCTAGTGGTTTAAGTGATGAAGAAGTTGAAAAAATGATTAAAGATGCTGAAGCAAATGCTGATGAAGATAAGAAATTCCAAGAATTAGTCACTTCTAAAAATATGGCGGACTCTTTAATTTATTCAACTAAGCAAACATTAGAAGAACTTAAAGAAGAAGTTTCTGAAGATGAAAAAACAGCTATTGAAGCAGCAATTAGCGAACTTGAAGAAGCTATTAAAAGCGATGACAAAGAAGCAATTGATGCCAAGTCACAAGCATTAACGCAGACAGCTCAACCATTAGCTGAAAAAGCACAAGCTAAAGCTGGTGCAGCAGATGGTGGAGCTTCTGAAGCAACCGATGCAGGTGATGATGTAGTTGATGCAGATTTTGAAGAAGTTAAAGACGACAAGTAA
- the trkA gene encoding Trk system potassium transporter TrkA: MKILILGAGQVGATLARYLSEDNDNDVTIIDKAESNLLDLQRHLDIKTICGQASYPNILEEADIRNMDMVIAVTKSDEDNMLACQMAHTLYQVNKKIARIRTAEYLHRKELFSDDAVPIDFVITPEILVTNYIKRVVEEPGSEQVFEFENGLVQLVETRAYAGTPIVGHPIKELHKHLPKIRMRIVSLYRNGRAIPAYGDTVIKDGDRVYFVTKKSSVSKVLKEFRRLDKAYKNIIIAGGGRIGLNLAKHLQANHRVRIIEMDKDRVKEIADELENVLVLRGNASDEELLLEEGIENTDLFLALTDSDEINVIVSILAKRLGAHKTIALVKRNVYEDLAEQSEDVDMVISPDQITTSGILAHIRKGDTMMVHSLRQGKSEAIEVIVHGDKDHSDVVGRSIEEIKLPDGVVVGSIVRNNEVIMGSRKVVIKEDDHVLLVLTDVNKIHEVEELFAGYFD; this comes from the coding sequence ATGAAAATTTTAATTTTAGGTGCTGGACAAGTTGGCGCGACATTGGCTAGATATTTAAGTGAAGATAATGACAATGATGTTACTATTATTGATAAAGCTGAAAGCAACTTGCTTGATCTCCAGCGTCATCTAGATATTAAAACGATTTGTGGTCAGGCTTCTTATCCAAATATTCTTGAAGAGGCTGATATTCGCAATATGGATATGGTTATTGCTGTGACCAAATCTGATGAAGATAATATGCTTGCTTGTCAAATGGCACATACACTTTACCAGGTTAATAAAAAAATTGCCCGTATACGAACTGCAGAATACCTCCATCGAAAAGAGTTATTTTCTGATGATGCTGTCCCTATTGATTTTGTGATTACGCCTGAAATTTTAGTGACTAACTATATTAAGCGAGTGGTAGAAGAGCCCGGATCTGAGCAAGTATTTGAATTTGAAAATGGATTGGTACAATTGGTTGAAACTAGGGCTTATGCCGGCACCCCTATTGTTGGCCATCCTATTAAGGAATTACATAAGCATTTGCCTAAAATACGCATGCGTATTGTGAGCTTGTATCGCAATGGTCGAGCAATCCCCGCTTATGGAGACACGGTAATTAAAGACGGTGATCGTGTTTATTTCGTTACTAAAAAAAGCAGTGTTTCTAAGGTACTTAAAGAGTTTAGACGACTAGATAAAGCCTATAAAAATATTATTATCGCCGGTGGTGGACGTATTGGTCTTAATTTAGCCAAACACTTACAAGCAAATCATCGAGTTCGTATTATCGAAATGGATAAAGATCGCGTTAAAGAAATTGCCGATGAATTAGAAAATGTATTGGTGCTTCGAGGCAATGCTTCTGATGAAGAGTTGTTATTGGAAGAGGGTATCGAAAATACAGATTTATTTTTAGCTCTTACTGATTCTGATGAGATCAATGTTATCGTTTCTATTTTGGCAAAACGTCTTGGTGCGCATAAGACAATCGCTCTTGTTAAGCGAAATGTTTATGAAGATTTAGCAGAACAGAGTGAAGATGTAGATATGGTTATCTCGCCAGATCAAATTACCACCAGTGGCATCCTCGCTCATATTCGTAAAGGGGATACAATGATGGTGCATTCATTGCGCCAGGGTAAATCAGAAGCGATTGAAGTGATTGTTCATGGTGATAAAGACCATTCAGATGTGGTGGGTCGATCTATTGAAGAAATTAAACTACCTGATGGTGTAGTTGTGGGTTCTATTGTGCGTAATAATGAAGTTATTATGGGCTCAAGAAAAGTAGTGATCAAAGAAGATGATCATGTGCTTTTAGTATTAACAGATGTGAACAAAATTCATGAAGTTGAAGAGTTGTTTGCAGGCTATTTTGACTAA
- the rsmD gene encoding 16S rRNA (guanine(966)-N(2))-methyltransferase RsmD → MIQATNNFQIIGGEHRGRKFNFPDAPGLRPTPNKVRETLFNWIQFQSSNKVFLDLFAGSGALGFEALSRGAKKVISIEKDSSAFKSLEKNRKNLRSDKIQIINADALDFLSNKTTQVFDFVLLDPPFHQKLLEKALKKLSKGGFLALGSQIYIESEFEITDIFLNQEISQKIKINKQKRSGQVHYCLIEVL, encoded by the coding sequence TTGATTCAAGCCACCAACAATTTTCAAATTATTGGTGGTGAGCATCGAGGTAGAAAGTTTAACTTTCCAGATGCGCCAGGGCTAAGACCCACACCTAACAAAGTTCGAGAGACCTTATTCAACTGGATTCAGTTTCAGTCTAGTAATAAGGTTTTTTTAGATTTGTTTGCAGGTAGTGGCGCACTTGGTTTTGAAGCTCTTTCTCGAGGTGCTAAAAAAGTTATCAGCATCGAAAAAGACTCGAGCGCTTTTAAGAGTTTAGAAAAAAATCGGAAAAACCTAAGATCCGACAAAATTCAAATTATTAATGCTGATGCTTTGGACTTTTTAAGCAATAAAACTACGCAAGTCTTTGATTTTGTCTTACTTGACCCGCCTTTTCATCAAAAATTACTAGAAAAAGCGCTAAAAAAGCTCTCAAAAGGTGGTTTTTTAGCATTAGGCAGTCAAATATATATAGAATCTGAATTTGAAATAACTGATATTTTCTTGAATCAAGAAATTTCGCAAAAAATCAAAATCAACAAACAAAAGCGCTCAGGACAAGTACACTACTGCTTAATTGAAGTATTATGA
- the ppa gene encoding inorganic diphosphatase: MQNSLKPVSAGNIPDEINVIIEIPAHSSPVKYEIDKETGAMFVDRFISTPMFYPCNYGFVPETLADDGDPADVLVITPYPLIHDSVITARPIGVLRMTDEAGKDSKILAVPTDKLCKSYRNIKGIDDVDATLKDQIEHFFRYYKDLDDGKWVEIDGWGDAAEAKQELQESFDAFKP, encoded by the coding sequence ATGCAAAACAGTCTTAAACCCGTATCAGCAGGAAATATACCCGATGAAATTAATGTTATTATTGAAATCCCGGCACATTCATCGCCAGTAAAGTACGAAATCGATAAAGAAACTGGTGCTATGTTTGTTGATCGCTTTATTTCTACACCAATGTTCTACCCATGTAACTATGGTTTCGTGCCAGAAACATTAGCAGATGATGGCGATCCAGCTGACGTATTGGTAATTACTCCTTATCCACTCATTCATGATTCAGTCATTACAGCTCGTCCAATTGGCGTTCTACGTATGACTGATGAAGCAGGTAAGGATTCAAAAATTTTAGCTGTACCGACTGATAAGCTTTGTAAATCATACCGCAATATTAAAGGTATTGATGATGTAGATGCAACCCTTAAAGATCAAATCGAACATTTCTTTCGTTACTACAAAGATTTAGATGATGGCAAGTGGGTTGAAATTGATGGTTGGGGCGATGCTGCTGAAGCAAAACAAGAACTTCAAGAATCTTTTGATGCATTCAAGCCTTAG
- a CDS encoding ribonuclease D has product MIQTQQQLTGFLNAIKTDTHLAIDTEFKRIDTFYPILCLVQIATKNAVDCVDILAVEDLEPLFDKLYQKDSVWIVHAARQDIEALYYLSKRLPSQLFDTQIAAHFLNHPAQISYQNLTEILQGVLLDKAYTRLDWTTRPLPEEAIEYALDDVRYLIKNYSQLIEQLTQEQKLDWLMADGLELSDINLYLPNLDQAWKKVKGLSRLPKSTHQKAAHLAAWREDQAIKSNKPRKWIMSDDQLINYSLNKTKMSDQDKTTFGDFLSQQLQLTQQRIQVDVHQVPTKSEKNQKNELQILIKKIAVQYNLDEAIIANGKTLMKFIRSDQSVNFFTGWRYHILKEELENAKQS; this is encoded by the coding sequence ATGATACAAACGCAACAGCAGTTAACCGGTTTTTTAAACGCCATCAAGACCGATACACATTTAGCAATTGATACCGAATTCAAACGTATTGATACTTTTTATCCTATCTTATGCCTGGTGCAAATAGCTACAAAAAACGCTGTTGATTGTGTCGATATTTTAGCTGTTGAAGATCTTGAGCCGCTTTTTGACAAGCTTTACCAAAAAGATAGTGTTTGGATTGTTCATGCTGCTCGTCAAGATATTGAAGCCTTATATTATTTATCTAAAAGACTTCCAAGCCAGCTCTTTGATACTCAAATTGCTGCTCACTTTCTTAATCATCCAGCTCAAATATCTTACCAAAATCTTACTGAAATCTTACAAGGAGTTCTACTAGATAAAGCTTACACGAGATTGGACTGGACCACGCGCCCTCTGCCTGAAGAAGCTATTGAATATGCACTTGATGACGTACGTTATTTGATTAAAAATTACTCACAACTGATTGAGCAACTAACCCAAGAACAAAAGCTTGACTGGCTAATGGCAGATGGCTTAGAATTATCAGATATCAACTTATACCTGCCAAATCTTGATCAGGCCTGGAAAAAAGTTAAAGGCTTATCACGACTCCCAAAGAGTACTCATCAGAAAGCCGCACATTTAGCGGCTTGGAGAGAGGATCAAGCCATCAAGAGTAATAAGCCTAGAAAATGGATTATGAGTGATGATCAATTAATCAATTACAGCCTTAACAAAACAAAAATGTCTGATCAAGATAAAACAACCTTTGGTGATTTTTTATCTCAACAATTGCAACTCACACAACAGCGTATTCAAGTCGATGTTCATCAAGTACCCACCAAAAGTGAAAAAAATCAAAAAAATGAACTGCAAATACTCATTAAAAAAATCGCAGTTCAGTATAATCTAGATGAAGCAATCATCGCTAATGGTAAAACATTAATGAAATTTATTCGTAGCGATCAATCCGTCAACTTTTTTACTGGTTGGCGCTATCATATTTTAAAAGAGGAGTTGGAAAATGCAAAACAGTCTTAA
- a CDS encoding ATP-binding protein, whose amino-acid sequence MTTRQQKSFIKSPPVWFWAVVFLTSISGTFYLGLNPELISSWWAYLVSYNIILSVIAAYYIYTDVNRLKRDIGKDIVGSKFTWSFIKIVPILVIVPVLSFYMFSFQTIQNNVADSEKAFDSFSKGFIQQVDGLYVGIDQVRIERYTEQTKRVLTLITSFGNFKKESETYSQSMQVFLDGLIDKGWACQISLLDDQAEIIAKTADISDCMAIDDQSLPAIQPVMIFVDENTNVAQVKMSTRYLTRTPEKNFSSVDVVYATDPGLSSFLSQVSAFNKRTKDINFSLNTSITQQRFMIDFSSTILLAVLSALMLVFRMIEKLMRPLNKLSLATREVAQGNYDVRIEQSKDTDDVRLLIDQFNIMSSKIKSSQEGLDTHNIYLETILKYSYGVIALDQHKNIRLINPIIGEMFNIEDEQSFIGGNCSKIGDKYPKLDSLFKLTAEKFKANNREWNEDLELTSLDRHLLLSCQGAILESHGETLGYVIIIKDISKLNRAQKKAAWGEVAIRMAHEIKNPLTPILLSAQRLRNRFMESLEGRDLEVIDKTTNTIINQVKSMDLMVSAFADYANTPKIERKLSHLNEIVNQSISLYDSQEDLDIDFDLADDIPLLLLDAVSLSRVLINLIKNSVEAPFNNQTLVKISTRYLPKKHLVRLIVTDNGEGFNEEVLDRVFEPYVTTKIKGSGLGMAIVQNIIEQHDGRIFAANVKPHGAKITIEFDYQV is encoded by the coding sequence ATGACTACTCGTCAACAAAAAAGCTTTATAAAATCACCACCTGTCTGGTTTTGGGCAGTAGTCTTCTTAACATCTATTTCAGGCACGTTTTACTTAGGCTTGAATCCGGAGTTGATTAGTAGCTGGTGGGCTTATTTAGTGTCCTATAACATCATATTAAGTGTGATAGCTGCTTACTATATTTATACAGATGTAAATCGATTAAAGCGTGACATAGGTAAGGATATTGTTGGCTCTAAATTTACATGGTCATTTATTAAGATTGTTCCTATTCTTGTGATTGTCCCGGTACTGTCGTTTTATATGTTTTCGTTTCAAACAATTCAGAATAACGTAGCCGACTCAGAAAAAGCATTTGATAGTTTTAGCAAAGGCTTTATTCAACAAGTGGATGGTTTATATGTGGGTATCGACCAGGTTAGAATTGAGCGCTATACCGAGCAAACTAAACGCGTATTAACTCTAATCACTTCGTTTGGTAATTTTAAGAAAGAGTCAGAAACATATTCCCAAAGTATGCAAGTTTTTTTAGATGGCTTAATTGATAAAGGTTGGGCTTGTCAAATTTCCCTGTTAGATGATCAAGCAGAAATTATCGCTAAAACAGCTGATATTTCTGATTGTATGGCTATAGACGACCAGTCCTTGCCTGCAATACAGCCAGTTATGATTTTTGTAGATGAAAATACGAATGTTGCTCAAGTTAAAATGTCAACCCGTTACTTAACTAGAACGCCAGAAAAAAACTTCTCGTCGGTTGATGTGGTCTATGCAACAGATCCTGGACTTTCGAGCTTTTTATCGCAAGTTAGCGCTTTTAATAAGCGTACTAAAGATATCAACTTTAGCTTAAATACTTCAATCACCCAGCAGCGATTCATGATTGATTTTTCTTCAACCATATTGTTAGCAGTCCTAAGTGCATTGATGCTGGTTTTTCGTATGATTGAAAAACTCATGAGACCACTTAATAAATTATCACTTGCCACTCGAGAAGTCGCCCAAGGTAACTATGATGTTCGTATTGAGCAGAGTAAAGATACTGATGATGTGCGTTTGTTGATTGATCAATTTAATATCATGTCAAGCAAGATTAAATCCTCCCAAGAAGGTTTAGATACCCATAACATTTATTTAGAAACAATTCTTAAATACTCTTATGGCGTTATTGCGTTAGACCAACATAAAAATATTCGACTCATTAACCCGATTATTGGTGAAATGTTTAATATTGAAGATGAACAATCTTTTATTGGCGGCAATTGTTCAAAAATCGGTGATAAGTATCCAAAACTGGATTCTCTGTTCAAGTTAACAGCAGAAAAATTTAAAGCGAATAATAGAGAATGGAATGAGGATCTTGAGTTAACTTCATTAGATCGTCACTTATTGTTATCGTGCCAGGGCGCTATACTTGAAAGCCATGGCGAAACATTAGGCTATGTGATTATCATTAAAGATATCTCTAAACTTAATCGTGCACAAAAGAAAGCGGCCTGGGGAGAGGTGGCAATTCGTATGGCGCATGAAATTAAGAATCCATTGACGCCAATTTTACTTTCAGCGCAACGATTGCGCAATCGATTCATGGAGTCATTAGAAGGCCGAGATTTAGAGGTGATTGACAAAACCACCAACACGATTATTAATCAAGTGAAGTCAATGGATCTTATGGTTAGTGCGTTTGCTGATTATGCCAACACGCCTAAAATCGAACGTAAGTTAAGTCATTTAAATGAGATTGTTAACCAGTCAATTTCTTTATATGACTCGCAAGAAGATCTGGATATTGATTTTGATTTAGCGGACGATATTCCACTTTTATTATTAGACGCAGTTAGCCTTTCCAGGGTTTTGATTAATTTGATTAAAAACTCAGTAGAAGCGCCGTTTAATAACCAAACTTTGGTGAAGATTTCTACTCGATATCTGCCTAAGAAACACTTAGTTCGTCTAATCGTAACAGATAATGGTGAAGGTTTTAATGAGGAGGTGCTAGACCGTGTCTTTGAGCCTTATGTCACAACAAAAATTAAGGGGAGTGGATTGGGAATGGCCATAGTGCAAAATATTATTGAGCAGCATGATGGGCGAATATTTGCCGCTAATGTGAAGCCACATGGTGCTAAGATTACTATTGAATTTGATTATCAAGTATAA
- the coaD gene encoding pantetheine-phosphate adenylyltransferase, with product MTKKIAIYPGSFDPITNGHIDLIKRASKLFDEVVVGITQNSKKTAFINIDERISLSSEILKDIDNVKVLSFNTLLVDFAKEQNAQVILRGLRAVSDFEYEFQLSGMNKHLNSNIETLFMTPAEQYANISSSLVREILSLGGDISHFVPKSVEILLKERL from the coding sequence ATGACAAAAAAAATCGCTATCTATCCAGGCTCATTTGATCCAATTACCAATGGTCACATTGATCTTATCAAGCGTGCAAGCAAACTATTTGACGAAGTTGTTGTTGGTATTACTCAAAATAGTAAAAAAACAGCTTTCATAAACATTGATGAACGTATCAGCTTATCTAGCGAAATTTTAAAAGATATTGATAATGTCAAAGTACTAAGCTTTAATACATTGTTAGTAGACTTTGCTAAAGAACAGAATGCTCAAGTAATCTTGCGTGGATTGCGAGCTGTGAGCGACTTTGAATATGAATTTCAATTGTCTGGTATGAATAAACACCTAAATTCAAATATTGAAACTCTGTTTATGACGCCAGCAGAGCAATATGCCAACATCTCTTCTTCACTGGTTCGAGAGATTTTATCTCTTGGCGGTGATATCAGTCACTTTGTCCCTAAATCGGTCGAAATCTTACTAAAAGAACGTCTTTAA
- a CDS encoding response regulator translates to MNDKSIIGKILIIDDESINAETIMDTLEDVNYQVSMAANAQEAKTLIAQQSFDLVMMDVWMPGQDGMSLLEEWTRMGFSTPIVMMSGHAEHKDVVKAIKLGAADFLKKPLHDILPFVRRILSEQAFLKSDGNSITGIDFDAPLKVARNIFEKEYFDYHLQKNNYNIATVAALAGLERTTLYRKLKDLGIDKNKA, encoded by the coding sequence ATGAACGACAAAAGCATTATCGGAAAAATTCTTATTATTGATGACGAAAGTATTAATGCAGAAACAATTATGGATACCTTAGAAGATGTCAATTATCAGGTAAGTATGGCAGCTAACGCACAAGAGGCTAAAACACTTATTGCGCAGCAGTCTTTTGACTTAGTTATGATGGATGTTTGGATGCCAGGCCAAGACGGCATGTCATTATTAGAAGAGTGGACTCGAATGGGCTTTTCAACACCCATTGTGATGATGTCTGGCCATGCGGAGCACAAAGATGTGGTGAAGGCTATTAAACTTGGCGCGGCCGATTTTTTGAAAAAACCCTTGCATGACATTTTGCCATTTGTGCGAAGAATTTTGTCAGAACAAGCTTTTTTAAAGAGTGATGGCAATAGTATTACAGGTATCGATTTTGACGCACCTTTGAAGGTGGCGAGAAATATTTTTGAAAAAGAATATTTTGATTATCATTTACAAAAAAATAATTACAATATTGCAACAGTTGCTGCATTAGCAGGATTGGAGCGAACAACGCTATACCGAAAACTAAAAGATTTAGGGATCGATAAAAACAAGGCTTAA
- the dnaJ gene encoding molecular chaperone DnaJ — MSKKDFYDVLGVDKNADKKQIKKAYKRLAMKHHPDRNTDNKEAAEEKFKEIQKAYAILSDEQKRQTYDQFGHAGVDGSAGGGFGGGGGGFGGGGFGDIFGDIFGGGGRQQADNRGSDLRYDLEIDLKEAAEGTTVKIRIPKNETCEPCSGTGAKPGTSVKTCASCGGVGQVQMQQGFFTVQRPCPTCSGTGQKIESPCGSCRGQGVVRKQKTLSVKIPAGVDTGNRIRLSGEGEAGVRGGQSGDLYVEVHVRAHEIFQREGNDLYCEVPIDFTTVALGGSIEVPTLGGKLKIKIPAGTQTGKQFRLRGKGITAIRHGGTGDLICQVKIETPVNLSKKQKELLEEFSGTCSKKHHPESDSFFGKMKSFFE, encoded by the coding sequence ATGTCAAAAAAAGATTTTTACGACGTTCTAGGTGTTGATAAAAACGCAGATAAAAAGCAAATTAAAAAAGCTTATAAGCGACTAGCGATGAAACATCACCCCGACCGAAATACAGATAACAAGGAAGCGGCTGAAGAAAAATTTAAAGAAATTCAAAAAGCTTATGCTATTTTATCTGACGAACAAAAACGACAAACCTATGACCAATTTGGCCATGCTGGTGTTGATGGTAGCGCTGGCGGTGGTTTCGGTGGTGGCGGTGGCGGCTTTGGCGGAGGTGGTTTCGGCGATATCTTTGGTGATATATTTGGCGGTGGTGGTCGCCAACAGGCTGATAATCGTGGCTCTGATTTACGCTACGATTTAGAGATTGACCTCAAAGAGGCAGCTGAAGGGACTACGGTCAAAATTCGAATTCCTAAAAATGAAACTTGTGAGCCTTGTTCTGGAACAGGCGCCAAACCGGGTACCAGTGTTAAAACTTGTGCTTCATGTGGTGGCGTAGGTCAGGTACAAATGCAGCAAGGGTTTTTTACAGTTCAGCGCCCTTGCCCAACTTGCTCTGGTACTGGTCAAAAAATTGAATCTCCATGTGGGTCATGTCGCGGTCAGGGTGTAGTTCGCAAGCAAAAGACCCTATCAGTTAAAATCCCTGCCGGGGTTGATACAGGAAATCGCATTCGCCTTAGTGGTGAAGGTGAGGCCGGTGTTCGCGGTGGACAAAGCGGTGATTTGTACGTAGAAGTGCATGTTAGAGCGCATGAAATATTTCAACGCGAAGGTAACGACTTATATTGCGAGGTACCAATCGATTTCACCACAGTGGCATTAGGCGGCTCAATTGAAGTGCCAACACTGGGTGGAAAATTAAAAATTAAAATTCCAGCAGGGACTCAAACTGGCAAACAATTTAGACTAAGAGGCAAAGGTATTACCGCTATTCGTCATGGTGGAACTGGTGATTTAATTTGTCAGGTTAAAATTGAAACGCCCGTTAACTTAAGTAAAAAACAAAAAGAACTTTTAGAGGAGTTTTCAGGTACCTGTAGCAAGAAACATCATCCTGAATCAGACTCATTTTTTGGTAAAATGAAATCATTCTTCGAATAA